A genomic window from Halomonas sp. LR3S48 includes:
- the mutL gene encoding DNA mismatch repair endonuclease MutL, whose amino-acid sequence MTVIEATRRIRVLDPRLANQIAAGEVVERPASVVKELVENAIDAGSTRIEVELEAGGARLIRVRDDGSGIAEDDLPLALSRHATSKIASLEDLEGVASLGFRGEALASISSVSRLELVANVDDDPRSGWRVVAEGRQMEPRVTPAPHPRGTSVTVRDLFFNTPARRKFLRAEKTEYGHVEEAFRRLALSRYDIAWVLRHNQKTVHQLPAGDDAARRERRIAALLGKGFLDNALHLDLEAGGLRLWGWVGLPTHSRAQADQQYFFVNGRVVRDRLVAHAIRQAYRDVLFHGRHPVFVLYLEVDPAVVDVNVHPTKHEVRFRDGRLVHDFLFSSLHRALAEARPGVHEPEGSSAVDEASASASTGGEQAVREPAGRWQQQPMRLHETADTAGRVTADRVRTFMDGYRALHPDHEEQLLTPRSEDDADVPVATPAVREAASPRLPDADEGSGIPPLGFAIAQLHGIYILSQTAQGMIIVDMHAAHERIVYERMKDQVHGGALEAQPLLVPVSMAASHAEVATAEAERDAFSRLGVELDVAGPETLLVRQLPALLADADAEPLIRDMLGDLERYGRSDRLEARINELLATMACHGSVRANRRLTTAEMNALLRDMERTERSGQCNHGRPTWTEMSLKQLDRLFLRGQ is encoded by the coding sequence ATGACGGTAATCGAAGCAACCCGACGCATCCGCGTCCTCGATCCCCGGCTGGCCAACCAGATCGCTGCCGGCGAGGTGGTGGAGCGCCCGGCGTCGGTGGTCAAGGAACTGGTCGAGAATGCCATCGATGCCGGTAGCACTCGCATCGAGGTGGAGCTCGAGGCCGGCGGGGCGCGGCTGATCCGCGTGCGCGACGACGGCAGCGGGATCGCCGAGGATGACCTGCCGCTGGCCTTGTCGCGCCATGCCACCAGCAAGATCGCCTCGCTGGAGGATCTCGAGGGTGTGGCCAGCCTCGGTTTTCGCGGCGAGGCGTTGGCGTCCATCAGCTCGGTCTCGCGTCTCGAGCTCGTCGCCAATGTCGACGACGACCCACGCAGTGGCTGGCGCGTGGTGGCCGAGGGGCGCCAGATGGAACCCCGCGTCACCCCGGCACCGCATCCGCGTGGAACCTCGGTGACGGTGCGCGACCTGTTCTTCAACACGCCGGCACGGCGCAAGTTCCTGCGCGCCGAGAAGACCGAGTACGGCCACGTTGAGGAAGCCTTCCGCCGCCTGGCACTGTCGCGCTACGACATCGCCTGGGTGCTGCGCCACAATCAGAAGACCGTGCATCAGTTGCCGGCGGGTGACGACGCCGCTCGCCGCGAACGGCGTATCGCCGCGCTGCTGGGCAAGGGCTTCCTCGACAACGCCCTGCATCTCGATCTCGAGGCGGGCGGCCTGCGTCTATGGGGCTGGGTCGGACTGCCCACTCACTCCCGCGCCCAGGCCGACCAGCAGTACTTCTTCGTCAACGGGCGTGTGGTACGCGACCGGCTGGTAGCGCACGCTATCCGGCAGGCCTACCGCGACGTACTGTTCCATGGGCGGCATCCGGTCTTCGTGCTTTATCTCGAGGTCGATCCCGCAGTGGTGGACGTCAACGTCCACCCCACCAAGCACGAAGTACGCTTTCGCGATGGCCGCCTGGTCCACGACTTCCTCTTCTCCAGTCTGCATCGTGCACTGGCCGAGGCACGTCCGGGCGTGCACGAGCCGGAAGGCTCCAGTGCCGTTGACGAGGCCTCCGCAAGCGCGAGTACTGGCGGTGAGCAAGCGGTGCGTGAACCGGCAGGACGCTGGCAGCAGCAGCCCATGAGGCTGCACGAAACGGCGGATACGGCAGGACGAGTGACGGCCGATCGCGTGCGCACCTTCATGGACGGCTATCGGGCCCTGCATCCCGACCATGAAGAACAACTGCTCACGCCGCGGTCCGAGGATGATGCGGACGTCCCGGTGGCCACGCCGGCGGTGCGAGAGGCCGCGTCGCCGCGACTGCCCGATGCGGACGAGGGTAGCGGCATACCGCCATTGGGCTTTGCCATCGCCCAGTTGCACGGTATCTACATCCTCTCGCAGACGGCGCAGGGCATGATCATCGTCGACATGCACGCCGCCCATGAGCGCATCGTCTACGAGCGCATGAAGGATCAGGTGCACGGAGGAGCGCTCGAGGCTCAGCCGCTGCTGGTGCCGGTGTCGATGGCCGCCAGCCACGCGGAAGTGGCCACCGCCGAAGCCGAACGCGATGCCTTCAGCCGCTTGGGTGTGGAGCTCGATGTGGCGGGTCCCGAGACGCTACTGGTGCGTCAACTGCCGGCGCTGCTGGCGGATGCCGATGCCGAGCCGCTGATCCGCGACATGCTGGGGGACCTGGAGCGCTACGGTCGTTCCGACCGCCTCGAAGCCCGGATCAACGAGCTGCTGGCTACCATGGCCTGCCACGGCAGCGTACGCGCCAACCGACGCCTGACCACGGCCGAGATGAACGCGCTGTTGCGCGACATGGAGCGCACCGAGCGTAGCGGTCAGTGCAACCACGGCCGCCCCACCTGGACCGAGATGTCGCTCAAGCAGCTCGACCGGCTGTTCCTGCGCGGCCAGTAA
- a CDS encoding N-acetylmuramoyl-L-alanine amidase: MAGIGLLAILCLTLLPDAPVGAAQVDNIRLWAAPDHARLVFDLSDHAEADIFTLDNPRRLVIDLDQSGLDTDLASLELEGSAITAVRSGVRDGGGLRVVLELSREVEPRHFTLPPNEQYGHRLVVDMEYPGESAVQNPIDPIEAMIREQEIAANRHRSGSSETAGEAPRVDPEVVAQQPAAPHPRRDIIIAIDAGHGGEDPGAIGPSGTREKDVVMEISRRLQRLVDDTEGFRAVMIRDGDYYVGLRQRTRIAREQKADFFVSIHADAFNSPRPNGSSVYALSQRGATSETAQWLAASENQADLIGGVDGNLSLNDKDEVLRGVLLDLTMTATLNDSLAIGGQVLDQLGRVNRLHKSRVEQAGFMVLKSPDIPSLLIETGFISNPDEERRLRDSGHQQRMAESIFSGLQAHFRSNPPPASLLAWQRDNQRTPSGNEYRIQPGDTLSQIAARHGVPVAQLKQANELNGDVIRVGQVLRIPRS; encoded by the coding sequence ATGGCCGGCATCGGTCTGCTGGCGATACTGTGCCTGACCCTGTTGCCCGACGCTCCAGTGGGGGCGGCTCAAGTCGATAATATCCGCCTGTGGGCGGCGCCGGACCATGCACGGTTGGTGTTCGATCTCTCCGACCATGCCGAGGCCGACATCTTCACCCTGGACAACCCGCGGCGGCTGGTGATCGACCTCGACCAGAGCGGCCTCGACACCGACCTGGCGAGCCTGGAGCTTGAGGGGAGCGCCATCACGGCGGTGCGCAGCGGGGTTCGCGACGGCGGCGGCCTGCGGGTGGTGCTGGAACTCTCGCGCGAAGTGGAGCCGCGCCACTTCACGCTACCGCCCAACGAGCAGTACGGTCATCGCCTGGTGGTCGACATGGAGTATCCCGGCGAGAGCGCGGTTCAAAACCCTATCGATCCCATCGAGGCGATGATTCGCGAGCAGGAGATCGCCGCCAACCGTCACAGGAGCGGTTCCAGCGAGACAGCCGGCGAGGCGCCACGAGTCGACCCCGAGGTCGTGGCTCAGCAGCCGGCGGCACCGCATCCCCGGCGTGACATCATCATCGCCATCGACGCCGGTCATGGCGGCGAGGACCCGGGGGCCATCGGGCCCAGCGGAACGCGTGAAAAGGACGTGGTAATGGAGATCAGCCGTCGTCTGCAGCGCCTGGTCGACGATACCGAAGGCTTCCGCGCGGTGATGATTCGCGACGGCGACTACTATGTCGGGCTGCGCCAGCGCACCCGCATCGCCCGTGAGCAGAAGGCCGACTTCTTCGTTTCGATCCATGCCGACGCCTTCAACAGCCCGCGGCCCAACGGCAGTTCCGTCTATGCACTGTCCCAGCGGGGTGCCACCTCGGAGACCGCCCAGTGGCTGGCGGCCAGCGAGAACCAGGCCGACCTGATCGGTGGCGTGGACGGCAATCTTTCGCTCAACGACAAGGACGAGGTGCTGCGCGGCGTGCTGCTCGACCTGACCATGACCGCCACCCTCAACGATTCCCTGGCCATCGGGGGGCAGGTGCTCGACCAGTTGGGGCGCGTCAATCGCCTGCACAAATCGCGGGTCGAGCAGGCCGGCTTCATGGTCTTGAAGTCGCCCGACATCCCCTCGCTGTTGATCGAGACGGGCTTCATCTCCAACCCCGACGAGGAGCGTCGTCTGCGTGACTCGGGCCACCAGCAGCGCATGGCCGAGTCGATCTTCTCCGGGCTGCAGGCGCATTTTCGCAGCAATCCGCCGCCGGCGAGTCTCTTGGCCTGGCAGCGTGACAACCAGCGCACTCCCTCTGGTAACGAGTACCGCATTCAGCCGGGCGATACCCTGTCGCAGATCGCGGCACGCCACGGCGTACCGGTGGCGCAGCTCAAGCAGGCCAACGAACTCAATGGCGACGTGATCCGCGTCGGACAGGTACTACGGATTCCCCGCTCATGA
- the tsaE gene encoding tRNA (adenosine(37)-N6)-threonylcarbamoyltransferase complex ATPase subunit type 1 TsaE, whose product MRIRLDDEDRQVVFGQCLGKALRARGRIYLEGELGAGKTTLTRGILRGHGHAGAVKSPTYTLVEPYDLEGGRVYHFDLYRLGDPEELEFIGGRDLFADDALCIVEWPSRGAGWLPPPDLFVTLRLNGSGRLATLEAPSAHGREVVAALGRDTALADMIIDRERETP is encoded by the coding sequence ATGCGCATAAGACTCGATGACGAAGACCGTCAGGTCGTCTTCGGGCAGTGCCTGGGCAAGGCCCTGAGGGCGCGTGGACGCATCTATCTCGAGGGCGAGCTGGGCGCGGGCAAGACCACGCTCACCCGTGGCATCCTGCGCGGCCATGGTCATGCCGGAGCGGTCAAGAGCCCGACCTACACGCTGGTCGAGCCCTACGACCTGGAAGGTGGGCGGGTCTACCACTTCGACCTCTACCGCCTGGGCGACCCCGAGGAACTGGAGTTCATCGGTGGGCGCGACCTGTTTGCCGATGATGCCCTGTGTATCGTCGAGTGGCCCAGCCGCGGCGCCGGTTGGCTGCCGCCTCCCGACCTGTTCGTCACCCTGCGCCTGAACGGAAGCGGGCGCCTGGCCACGCTCGAGGCTCCTTCGGCCCATGGCCGGGAGGTCGTGGCTGCCCTGGGGCGGGATACCGCCCTTGCCGACATGATCATTGACCGGGAACGCGAAACACCGTGA
- a CDS encoding NAD(P)H-hydrate dehydratase has translation MSGNRSDEPQVVLRPLYRAEQVRELDRRTIATGVEGFALMQRAATAAWQSLKARWPGVKRITVLCGGGNNGGDGHVLAALASVAGVEVQRITLKSMSALEGDAARAAEMATAAGVGLDPWRKGIDFSGEVVVDALLGTGLTGEARGEFRDAIEAVNASGLPVLAIDIPSGLAADTGAELGMAVRATRTVTFIGDKIGLHTGRAPALAGEVHFRALGVDARSHADLTPAADLLDQELLKVWLPPRMRDAHKGAMGHVLVLGGAPGFGGAALLASEAAARLGAGKISLATAPEHVTASLTYRPEVMVHGMRGAAELGELPGRADVLVVGPGLGQGAWGQGMLQAALGESKPMVIDADGLNLLASHFSGQRRDDWILTPHPGEAGRLLGCSAAEVEADRPAAARELQQRYGGVVVLKGAGSLVACPDGMAVCPYGNPGMASGGMGDVLSGILGALLAQGLALEVAARLGVMVHSLAADMAVRDAGERGLLAADLASYARVIVNPGFEPGFHSLAGGHDAHKTR, from the coding sequence ATGTCCGGGAATCGTTCCGACGAACCACAGGTCGTGCTGCGTCCGCTCTATCGGGCCGAGCAGGTGCGCGAACTCGATCGCCGCACCATTGCCACCGGGGTCGAAGGCTTTGCCCTGATGCAGCGGGCGGCCACGGCGGCTTGGCAGAGCCTCAAGGCGCGCTGGCCCGGCGTCAAGCGAATCACGGTGCTGTGCGGCGGTGGCAACAATGGCGGCGATGGCCACGTGCTCGCGGCGCTGGCGTCAGTCGCCGGGGTCGAGGTTCAGCGCATCACGCTCAAGTCGATGTCGGCACTCGAGGGTGACGCGGCGCGAGCTGCCGAGATGGCGACCGCGGCGGGTGTCGGCCTCGATCCGTGGCGCAAGGGGATCGACTTTTCCGGTGAGGTGGTCGTCGATGCCCTGCTGGGTACCGGTCTCACCGGTGAGGCGCGGGGTGAATTTCGCGATGCCATCGAGGCGGTCAATGCCAGTGGACTGCCGGTGCTGGCCATCGACATACCTTCCGGGCTTGCCGCCGATACCGGGGCCGAGCTTGGTATGGCGGTACGTGCCACGCGCACGGTCACTTTCATCGGCGACAAGATCGGCCTGCACACCGGGCGTGCCCCGGCGCTGGCCGGAGAAGTCCACTTCCGTGCCCTGGGTGTCGATGCGCGCAGCCATGCCGACCTGACGCCAGCCGCGGACCTGCTGGATCAGGAGCTGTTGAAAGTATGGTTGCCGCCGCGGATGCGAGACGCCCACAAGGGCGCCATGGGCCATGTGTTGGTGCTGGGCGGTGCGCCGGGCTTCGGCGGTGCGGCACTGCTCGCCAGCGAGGCGGCGGCGCGCCTGGGTGCCGGCAAGATCAGCCTGGCCACGGCACCCGAGCATGTCACGGCCAGCCTGACCTACCGCCCCGAAGTGATGGTGCATGGCATGCGCGGTGCCGCCGAACTCGGTGAGCTGCCCGGCAGGGCCGACGTGCTGGTAGTGGGGCCCGGGCTGGGGCAGGGCGCTTGGGGGCAGGGCATGTTGCAGGCAGCGCTGGGAGAGTCGAAGCCGATGGTAATCGATGCCGATGGCCTCAACCTGCTGGCCTCTCATTTCAGCGGCCAGCGCCGGGACGACTGGATCCTGACGCCACATCCGGGAGAGGCAGGCCGTTTGCTGGGCTGCAGTGCGGCTGAGGTGGAAGCCGACCGGCCCGCTGCGGCGCGCGAACTGCAACAGCGCTATGGCGGGGTGGTCGTACTCAAGGGGGCCGGCAGCCTGGTGGCGTGCCCCGATGGCATGGCGGTGTGTCCTTATGGCAACCCGGGCATGGCCTCGGGAGGGATGGGAGACGTTCTCAGCGGTATTCTTGGGGCACTGCTGGCCCAGGGTCTGGCGCTGGAAGTGGCGGCAAGGCTCGGCGTCATGGTTCATTCCCTGGCAGCCGACATGGCCGTACGCGACGCGGGGGAGCGTGGTCTGCTGGCTGCCGATCTGGCATCCTATGCCCGAGTTATCGTCAACCCTGGGTTCGAGCCGGGGTTCCATTCGCTTGCAGGGGGCCATGATGCGCATAAGACTCGATGA
- the queG gene encoding tRNA epoxyqueuosine(34) reductase QueG, translated as MTHLATLDDNALAELATAIKTWGRELGFQQVGIADVDLAEDERHLQRWLDAEYHGEMGFMAKHGTKRTRPEELIPGTLRVVSVRLDYLPAEVESAKVLGQPDIAYVSRYAVGRDYHKLMRKRLATLAQWIEEKVGPFGYRAFVDSAPVMERALARKAGLGWVGKNAMLLNPRAGSLFFLGELYVDLPLPVDPPFEGEHCGSCSACRTACPTDAIVEDKVVDARACISYLTIELFGSIPERFREAMGNRVFGCDDCQLVCPFTRFARATKEDDFAPRHDLDRASLVSLFGWGEEEFLDKTAGSPIRRIGYERWLRNLAVGLGNAPWSEAVEAALRARLAFPSDLVREHVRWALGRQREKRDRLIASQA; from the coding sequence ATGACCCACCTCGCGACCCTGGACGACAATGCGCTGGCCGAGCTGGCCACGGCCATCAAGACCTGGGGCCGTGAGCTTGGCTTTCAGCAGGTGGGCATCGCCGACGTCGACCTGGCCGAAGACGAGCGCCACCTGCAGCGTTGGCTCGACGCCGAGTACCACGGCGAAATGGGCTTCATGGCCAAGCACGGCACCAAGCGCACTCGGCCGGAAGAGCTCATTCCCGGCACGCTGCGTGTCGTCAGCGTACGCCTGGACTACCTGCCCGCCGAGGTGGAGAGCGCCAAGGTGCTGGGCCAGCCTGATATCGCTTATGTCTCGCGCTACGCCGTGGGTCGTGACTACCACAAGCTGATGCGCAAGCGCCTGGCCACCCTGGCCCAGTGGATCGAGGAGAAGGTTGGTCCCTTCGGCTATCGCGCCTTCGTCGACTCGGCACCGGTCATGGAGCGCGCGCTGGCGCGCAAGGCCGGGCTCGGCTGGGTGGGCAAGAATGCCATGCTGCTCAACCCCCGAGCGGGCTCACTGTTCTTTCTCGGCGAACTCTACGTCGACCTGCCGCTGCCCGTCGATCCCCCGTTCGAGGGCGAACACTGCGGCAGTTGCAGCGCCTGTCGCACGGCCTGCCCCACCGACGCCATCGTCGAAGACAAGGTGGTCGACGCCCGAGCCTGCATCTCCTACCTCACCATCGAGCTGTTCGGCAGCATCCCCGAGCGCTTCCGCGAGGCCATGGGCAACCGCGTGTTCGGCTGCGACGACTGCCAACTGGTCTGCCCCTTCACCCGCTTTGCCCGCGCCACGAAGGAGGACGACTTCGCCCCGCGCCACGACCTCGACCGCGCCAGCCTGGTGTCGCTGTTCGGCTGGGGCGAGGAAGAGTTCCTCGACAAGACCGCCGGCAGCCCGATACGGCGCATCGGCTACGAACGCTGGCTGCGCAACCTGGCGGTGGGCCTGGGCAACGCCCCCTGGAGCGAGGCCGTAGAAGCCGCCTTGCGCGCCCGCCTCGCCTTTCCCTCCGACCTGGTGCGTGAGCACGTGCGCTGGGCGCTCGGGCGGCAGCGGGAGAAGCGTGACAGGCTGATCGCCAGCCAAGCCTAG
- the orn gene encoding oligoribonuclease: MPNTPAPRDDLLVWIDLEMTGLEPERERIIEVATLITDNDLNLIAEGPVIAVHQPDELLAAMDDWNQKTHGESGLVERVKQSRTVTDEAERQTLEFLKTYVMPGTSPMCGNSVHQDRRFLEREMPELLAFFHYRNLDVSTLKELAKRWNPGALAGFSKRNTHQALDDIRESLSELAHYRNTFLRLAGSERDEEE, encoded by the coding sequence ATGCCGAATACCCCCGCGCCGCGCGACGACCTGCTGGTGTGGATCGACCTCGAGATGACCGGGCTCGAACCCGAGCGCGAGCGCATCATCGAAGTGGCCACCCTGATCACCGACAACGATCTCAACCTCATCGCCGAAGGCCCGGTGATAGCAGTGCACCAGCCCGACGAACTGCTTGCGGCCATGGACGACTGGAACCAGAAGACCCATGGCGAGTCGGGCCTGGTCGAGCGGGTCAAGCAGAGCCGCACCGTTACCGACGAGGCCGAGCGGCAGACTCTCGAGTTCCTGAAGACTTACGTGATGCCCGGGACCTCACCCATGTGCGGCAACAGCGTGCACCAGGACCGTCGCTTCCTCGAACGCGAGATGCCCGAGCTGCTGGCCTTTTTCCACTATCGCAACCTGGACGTCTCGACCCTGAAGGAGCTGGCCAAGCGCTGGAACCCGGGCGCGCTGGCCGGCTTCAGCAAGCGCAATACCCACCAGGCGCTGGATGACATTCGCGAGTCGCTGTCCGAACTGGCCCACTATCGCAATACCTTCCTGCGGCTGGCGGGCAGCGAGCGCGACGAGGAGGAGTGA
- the rsgA gene encoding small ribosomal subunit biogenesis GTPase RsgA translates to MSKRKLSRQQRWRIEKIQAERSRRAEQRDAQDSQKLAAGEYGPERPGRVIAHYGRTLDVQGDADEATVRCHLRANLEGLVTGDRVIWRATYDDEGNAVEGVVVARSERQNVLERPDPRGQLKPVAANIDQILIVFAVEPAPHPNLIDRYLVAAEATGIAPVLVLNKIDLLPADGGELRALLARYEALGYPVVTTTTARDDGLDALLERLSGRTSVFVGQSGVGKSSLIDRLLPDESLRIGDLSKDSRKGTHTTTTARLYRLPTADDAELIDSPGIREFGLVHLDEQQVAEGFIEFHDFLGRCRFRDCSHRQEPGCALLEAVERGDIHPARFASYRHIVDSLSET, encoded by the coding sequence ATGAGCAAACGCAAGCTAAGTCGCCAGCAACGCTGGCGGATCGAGAAGATACAGGCCGAGCGGTCTCGGCGCGCCGAGCAGCGCGACGCCCAGGATTCTCAGAAGCTCGCCGCCGGCGAATACGGCCCCGAGCGGCCCGGGCGCGTCATTGCCCACTACGGGCGCACTCTCGATGTGCAAGGCGACGCCGACGAAGCGACCGTACGCTGCCACTTGCGCGCCAATCTCGAAGGGCTGGTGACAGGCGACCGGGTCATCTGGCGTGCCACCTACGACGACGAAGGCAACGCCGTGGAAGGCGTCGTCGTGGCCCGCAGCGAGCGCCAGAACGTGCTCGAGCGCCCCGACCCCCGCGGCCAGCTCAAGCCGGTGGCGGCCAACATCGATCAGATCCTCATCGTCTTCGCCGTGGAACCCGCCCCGCACCCCAACCTGATCGACCGCTACCTGGTGGCCGCCGAGGCCACCGGCATCGCTCCGGTGCTGGTGCTCAACAAGATCGACCTGCTGCCCGCGGACGGCGGCGAACTGCGCGCGCTACTGGCCCGCTACGAAGCGCTGGGGTATCCGGTGGTAACGACGACCACCGCCCGCGACGATGGGCTCGATGCATTGCTGGAACGGCTGAGCGGGCGCACCTCGGTATTCGTCGGCCAGAGCGGCGTGGGCAAGTCTTCACTGATCGATCGCCTGCTGCCCGATGAGTCGCTGCGCATCGGCGACCTGTCGAAGGATTCACGCAAGGGCACCCATACCACCACCACGGCGCGCCTCTACCGCTTGCCTACGGCCGACGATGCCGAACTGATCGACTCACCGGGGATCCGCGAATTCGGCCTGGTACACCTGGACGAGCAGCAGGTCGCCGAGGGGTTCATCGAGTTTCACGACTTTCTCGGCCGCTGCCGTTTCCGCGACTGCAGCCACCGACAGGAGCCGGGCTGCGCCCTGCTCGAGGCCGTGGAACGCGGCGACATTCATCCCGCACGTTTTGCCAGCTATCGACATATCGTCGATAGTCTCAGCGAGACCTGA
- a CDS encoding sulfurtransferase has protein sequence MSSEENLLPLIVEPEQLAKHLDDTQLLIVDVPLKAESYTEGHVPGAVFLDFRRLTRSEGDVPNEVPSIEALSQLFSSLGLTRDTHVVAYDDEGGGWAGRLLWTLELIGHTRYSYLNGGIHAWRQAGQPVSTETRTPSPSEYEAEILHPEVAIDRLELQERLGEKGFAIWDARSPEEYRGEKGDNRQLGHIPGAVNMEWTEAMDKERALRIRDYAELITELEALGLTPDMEVVTHCQSHHRSGFTWLVGKALGFEKMRGYAGSWKEWGNRDDTPIEK, from the coding sequence ATGAGTTCCGAAGAGAACCTGCTACCGCTGATCGTCGAACCCGAGCAGCTCGCCAAGCATCTGGACGATACCCAGTTGTTGATTGTCGACGTGCCGCTCAAGGCGGAGAGTTACACGGAGGGGCACGTCCCCGGCGCCGTATTCCTCGACTTCCGCCGCCTGACGCGTAGCGAAGGCGACGTACCCAACGAGGTGCCGAGCATAGAGGCATTGTCGCAGCTGTTCTCGTCTCTCGGACTGACCCGCGACACCCATGTGGTGGCCTACGACGACGAGGGCGGCGGCTGGGCCGGGCGCCTGCTGTGGACGCTGGAGCTGATCGGCCATACCCGCTACTCCTACCTCAACGGCGGCATCCACGCTTGGCGACAGGCCGGCCAACCCGTCTCCACCGAGACCCGCACTCCCTCTCCCAGCGAGTACGAGGCCGAGATTCTGCACCCGGAGGTCGCCATCGACCGCCTCGAGCTGCAGGAGCGCCTCGGCGAGAAGGGCTTCGCCATCTGGGACGCCCGTTCGCCGGAAGAGTACCGTGGCGAGAAGGGCGACAATCGCCAGCTCGGCCATATTCCCGGCGCGGTCAACATGGAGTGGACCGAGGCCATGGACAAGGAGCGTGCTCTGCGCATTCGCGACTACGCCGAGCTGATCACCGAACTCGAGGCGCTGGGGCTCACGCCGGACATGGAAGTGGTCACCCACTGCCAGAGCCACCACCGCAGCGGCTTCACCTGGCTGGTGGGCAAGGCGCTGGGTTTCGAGAAGATGCGCGGCTACGCCGGCTCCTGGAAGGAGTGGGGCAACCGCGACGATACGCCGATAGAAAAGTAA
- the asd gene encoding archaetidylserine decarboxylase (Phosphatidylserine decarboxylase is synthesized as a single chain precursor. Generation of the pyruvoyl active site from a Ser is coupled to cleavage of a Gly-Ser bond between the larger (beta) and smaller (alpha chains). It is an integral membrane protein.), whose translation MSLAKFFALIQYPIPHHLLSRLVGFLAECRVAWLKNALIRAFIKVFEVDMREAAEPDPAAYATFNDFFTRELKPEARPLGEGLLSPADGNISQFGPIEADRLLQAKGHRFSVVDLLGGDAEAARRYSGGSYANVYLSPKDYHRVHMPLAGTLTEMVYVPGRLFSVNSATTDHVPNLFARNERLVCHFDTEHGPMAVVLVGAMIVAAIETVWAGQITPLSGQVQRVRFDRPIHLERGAEMGRFKLGSTVVMAFAGKVDFDTGLAPKTKVSMGQSLGTLPEPERSRDF comes from the coding sequence TTGTCTCTCGCCAAGTTCTTCGCCCTGATCCAGTACCCGATTCCCCACCACCTGCTGTCGCGGCTGGTGGGCTTTCTGGCCGAATGTCGCGTCGCCTGGCTGAAGAATGCGCTGATACGCGCCTTCATCAAGGTCTTCGAGGTCGACATGCGCGAGGCCGCCGAGCCCGACCCCGCGGCCTATGCCACCTTCAACGACTTCTTCACCCGGGAGCTGAAGCCGGAAGCCCGCCCCTTGGGCGAAGGGCTGCTCAGCCCCGCCGACGGCAACATCTCCCAGTTCGGCCCCATCGAGGCGGACCGTCTGCTGCAGGCCAAGGGTCACCGCTTCTCGGTCGTCGACCTGCTCGGCGGCGACGCCGAGGCCGCGCGGCGCTACAGCGGCGGCAGCTACGCCAACGTCTATCTCTCGCCCAAGGACTACCACCGCGTGCACATGCCGCTGGCCGGTACCTTGACCGAGATGGTCTACGTGCCAGGGCGGCTGTTCTCGGTCAACTCGGCCACGACGGACCATGTGCCCAACCTGTTCGCCCGCAACGAGCGCTTGGTGTGCCACTTTGATACCGAACACGGGCCCATGGCGGTGGTGCTGGTCGGTGCGATGATCGTGGCCGCCATCGAGACGGTATGGGCCGGCCAGATCACCCCGCTCTCGGGCCAGGTGCAGCGTGTCCGCTTCGACCGGCCGATCCATCTCGAGCGCGGCGCCGAGATGGGTCGCTTCAAGCTCGGCTCCACGGTAGTGATGGCCTTCGCCGGCAAGGTCGATTTCGATACTGGCCTGGCGCCCAAGACCAAGGTCAGCATGGGCCAGTCGCTGGGCACACTGCCCGAGCCTGAGCGCTCAAGGGATTTCTGA
- a CDS encoding DJ-1/PfpI family protein, producing MSGKKILMLCGEFTEEYEIFVFQQGMEAVGHTVHVICPDKKAGEMIQTSLHDFEGHQTYIERFGHLAEINKTFSEVNLDEYDAVYCAGGRGPEYIRTDKRIQAMVRHFHEEKKPIFTICHGVQILVAVDGVVRGKKVAALGACEPEVILAGGTYIDVKPHEAYVDGIMVSAKGWTGLAAFMRECMKVLGTNITHS from the coding sequence ATGAGTGGCAAGAAGATTCTTATGCTTTGTGGTGAGTTCACCGAGGAATATGAGATCTTTGTTTTCCAGCAGGGAATGGAGGCCGTTGGTCATACCGTCCATGTCATCTGCCCTGATAAGAAAGCCGGCGAGATGATCCAGACCTCACTGCATGATTTCGAGGGACATCAGACCTATATCGAGCGGTTCGGGCATCTGGCCGAAATCAACAAGACCTTTTCCGAAGTCAACCTGGACGAATATGACGCCGTATATTGCGCGGGCGGGCGTGGGCCGGAATATATTCGCACCGATAAGCGAATTCAGGCCATGGTGCGTCATTTCCACGAGGAGAAAAAGCCGATCTTCACCATATGTCACGGCGTGCAGATTCTTGTCGCAGTAGACGGCGTGGTGCGTGGCAAAAAGGTGGCCGCTCTGGGCGCCTGCGAGCCCGAGGTCATACTTGCGGGTGGCACCTATATCGATGTGAAGCCACACGAGGCCTATGTTGATGGCATCATGGTGTCGGCCAAAGGCTGGACCGGCCTGGCTGCTTTCATGCGCGAATGCATGAAAGTGCTGGGGACGAATATCACTCATTCATGA